A section of the Humulus lupulus chromosome 2, drHumLupu1.1, whole genome shotgun sequence genome encodes:
- the LOC133815785 gene encoding uncharacterized protein LOC133815785, translating into MLKDCPNLSVARDNGQTALHVLARKPLDFISETRGLLHKFLTYFPGMRFLVRKTHQQSKALILVKELWKQILKDNNDAEIKDLIRSPTRILLDAAEVGNHDFLVALICSYHDLLWESDKERRTIFHIAVENRHAHIFRLIHEIGSMRDIIFSFKDSEGNNIFHLAAKLPTMERLNVVSGAALQMQRELIWFKEIENMMEPSLREKQNKQNETARVIFSKTHKNLLKEGESWMKKTAESCTIVAALIATVVFTVAFSVPGGNNSDTGFPIHIKHTSYTFFSLSNGVAMFSSSTSILMFLSILTSRYAESDFLRSLPKRLIIGLTSLFVSMATMTVAFCTAVFIAYRQGSMWIPILITALQLVPITLFLYLLYPLQLDIFYSTFYSHSLFKPCKRKLQWAGDI; encoded by the exons ATGTTGAAGGATTGTCCTAACCTATCTGTGGCACGTGACAATGGTCAGACAGCCTTGCATGTGTTAGCCCGAAAGCCATTAGATTTCATCTCAGAGACTAGAGGACTATTACACAAATTTCTCACTTATT TCCCTGGAATGAGATTCTTAGTTCGAAAAACTCACCAGCAAAGCAAAGCACTGATTCTGGTAAAAGAACTTTGGAAGCAAATTTTGAAGGACAACAATGACGCAGAGATCAAAGATCTAATAAGATCGCCAACTCGCATACTTCTTGATGCAGCAGAGGTTGGGAACCATGATTTCTTGGTGGCCCTTATTTGTTCCTACCATGATTTACTCTGGGAGAGCGACAAAGAAAGAAGAACCATTTTTCATATTGCTGTTGAGAACCGCCATGCCCACATCTTTAGGTTAATACATGAGATTGGTTCAATGAGAGATATTATATTCTCCTTTAAAGACAGCGAAGGAAACAACATATTTCATCTTGCTGCCAAGTTACCCACTATGGAAAGATTAAATGTTGTGTCTGGTGCAGCTCTACAAATGCAACGTGAACTCATTTGGTTCAag GAGATAGAAAATATGATGGAGCCATCGCTGAGAGAGAAACAGAATAAGCAAAACGAGACAGCTCGTGTAATCTTTAGCAAGACACACAAAAATCTATTGAAAGAAGGAGAATCATGGATGAAGAAAACAGCCGAGTCTTGCACAATAGTAGCAGCACTAATAGCCACAGTAGTTTTCACCGTAGCTTTCAGTGTTCCCGGTGGCAACAACAGCGATACTGGATTCCCCATTCACATCAAACACACCTCGTACACTTTTTTCTCATTATCAAATGGAGTAGCCATGTTCTCATCTTCAACTTCCATACTAATGTTCTTGTCCATTCTCACATCACGTTATGCTGAAAGTGATTTTCTTAGGTCCTTGCCGAAGAGGTTGATCATTGGACTTACTTCACTTTTCGTCTCCATGGCAACCATGACAGTCGCTTTCTGTACGGCAGTGTTCATTGCCTACCGTCAGGGATCGATGTGGATACCTATTCTTATCACAGCTCTTCAACTGGTTCCAATCACTTTGTTTTTGTATCTTTTGTATCCTCTTCAACTTGATATATTCTATTCCACGTTCTACTCTCATTCTTTGTTTAAACCATGTAAGCGCAAGCTTCAATGGGCAGGTGATATTTGA
- the LOC133815786 gene encoding uncharacterized protein LOC133815786 isoform X1, with protein MAEASSSTNNINNNPNQVVEARIDVATSSSTPQLRHPSPHFVQGPRIEYFQVCVRLYYAALSGDWSVVKDILREHPLALNAAISNRQDTILHVAARANQAHLVKMIVTEMQDTVDLTLQDREGNTPFSLAVAAGASQVIEILMHQSPDLATTRGGHDLTPLYLACLFGHDAIALTLYPLTDGLLKERERRWTFFTCIHSGLYELALLMLKDCPKLSVARDNGQTALHVLARKPLDFISETRGLLHKFLTYFPGMRFLVRKTHQQSKALILVKELWKQILKDNNDAEIKDLIRSPTRILLDAAEVGNHDFLVALICSYHDLLWESDKERRTIFHIAVENRHAHIFRLIHEIGSMRDIIFSFKDSEGNNIFHLAAKLPTMERLNVVSGAALQMQRELIWFKEIENMMEPSLREKQNKQNETARVIFSKTHKNLLKEGESWMKKTAESCTIVAALIATVVFTVAFSVPGGNNSDTGFPIHIKHTSYTFFSLSNGVAMFSSSTSILMFLSILTSRYAESDFLRSLPKRLIIGLTSLFVSMATMTVAFCTAVFIAYRQGSMWIPILITALQLVPITLFLYLLYPLQLDIFYSTFYSHSLFKPCKRKLQWAGDI; from the exons ATGGCGGAAGCAAGTTCTAGTaccaataatattaataataatccAAATCAAGTTGTTGAGGCTCGTATCGACGTTGCAACATCATCATCAACACCTCAACTTAGGCATCCTTCCCCTCATTTTGTACAAG GGCCAAGAATTGAATACTTTCAAGTATGCGTCCGGCTGTATTATGCTGCACTAAGTGGAGATTGGAGCGTAGTGAAAGACATCTTAAGGGAGCACCCGCTGGCTCTGAATGCTGCGATTAGTAACAGACAAGACACTATTCTCCACGTTGCAGCCAGAGCCAACCAAGCTCACCTCGTCAAAATGATAGTGACTGAAATGCAAGACACCGTTGATTTGACTTTACAAGACCGAGAAGGGAACACACCCTTCTCCTTGGCTGTCGCAGCTGGAGCTTCACAGGTCATTGAGATTCTCATGCACCAAAGTCCTGATTTGGCTACCACTCGAGGTGGTCACGACCTCACACCACTTTACTTGGCTTGTTTGTTTGGTCACGATGCCATAGCACTTACCCTCTACCCCTTAACTGATGGACTTCTTAAAGAAAGAGAACGAAGGTGGACATTTTTCACTTGTATCCACTCTGGTTTGTATG AATTAGCACTGCTAATGTTGAAGGATTGTCCTAAGCTATCTGTGGCACGGGACAATGGTCAGACAGCCTTGCATGTGTTAGCCCGAAAGCCATTAGATTTCATCTCAGAGACTAGAGGACTATTACACAAATTTCTCACTTATT TCCCTGGAATGAGATTCTTAGTTCGAAAAACTCACCAGCAAAGCAAAGCACTGATTCTGGTAAAAGAACTTTGGAAGCAAATTTTGAAGGACAACAATGACGCAGAGATCAAAGATCTAATAAGATCGCCAACTCGCATACTTCTTGATGCAGCAGAGGTTGGGAACCATGATTTCTTGGTTGCCCTTATTTGTTCCTACCATGATTTACTCTGGGAGAGCGACAAAGAAAGAAGAACCATTTTTCACATTGCTGTTGAGAACCGCCATGCCCACATCTTTAGGTTAATACATGAGATTGGTTCAATGAGAGATATTATATTCTCCTTTAAAGACAGCGAAGGAAACAACATATTTCATCTTGCTGCCAAGTTACCCACAATGGAAAGATTAAATGTTGTGTCTGGTGCAGCTCTACAAATGCAACGTGAACTCATTTGGTTCAAG GAGATAGAAAATATGATGGAGCCATCGCTGAGAGAGAAACAGAATAAGCAAAACGAGACAGCTCGTGTAATCTTTAGCAAGACACACAAAAATCTATTGAAAGAAGGAGAATCATGGATGAAGAAAACAGCCGAGTCTTGCACAATAGTAGCAGCACTAATAGCCACAGTAGTTTTCACCGTAGCTTTCAGTGTTCCCGGTGGCAACAACAGCGATACTGGATTCCCCATTCACATCAAACACACCTCGTACACCTTTTTCTCATTATCAAATGGAGTAGCCATGTTCTCATCTTCAACTTCCATACTAATGTTCTTGTCCATTCTCACATCGCGTTATGCCGAAAGTGATTTTCTTAGGTCCTTGCCGAAGAGGTTGATCATTGGACTTACTTCACTTTTCGTCTCCATGGCAACCATGACAGTCGCTTTCTGTACGGCAGTGTTCATTGCCTACCGTCAGGGATCGATGTGGATACCTATTCTTATCACGGCTCTTCAACTGGTTCCAATCACTTTGTTTTTGTATCTTTTGTATCCTCTTCAACTTGATATATTCTATTCCACGTTCTACTCTCATTCTTTGTTTAAACCATGTAAGCGCAAGCTTCAATGGGCAGGTGATATTTGA
- the LOC133815786 gene encoding uncharacterized protein LOC133815786 isoform X2: MIVTEMQDTVDLTLQDREGNTPFSLAVAAGASQVIEILMHQSPDLATTRGGHDLTPLYLACLFGHDAIALTLYPLTDGLLKERERRWTFFTCIHSGLYELALLMLKDCPKLSVARDNGQTALHVLARKPLDFISETRGLLHKFLTYFPGMRFLVRKTHQQSKALILVKELWKQILKDNNDAEIKDLIRSPTRILLDAAEVGNHDFLVALICSYHDLLWESDKERRTIFHIAVENRHAHIFRLIHEIGSMRDIIFSFKDSEGNNIFHLAAKLPTMERLNVVSGAALQMQRELIWFKEIENMMEPSLREKQNKQNETARVIFSKTHKNLLKEGESWMKKTAESCTIVAALIATVVFTVAFSVPGGNNSDTGFPIHIKHTSYTFFSLSNGVAMFSSSTSILMFLSILTSRYAESDFLRSLPKRLIIGLTSLFVSMATMTVAFCTAVFIAYRQGSMWIPILITALQLVPITLFLYLLYPLQLDIFYSTFYSHSLFKPCKRKLQWAGDI, encoded by the exons ATGATAGTGACTGAAATGCAAGACACCGTTGATTTGACTTTACAAGACCGAGAAGGGAACACACCCTTCTCCTTGGCTGTCGCAGCTGGAGCTTCACAGGTCATTGAGATTCTCATGCACCAAAGTCCTGATTTGGCTACCACTCGAGGTGGTCACGACCTCACACCACTTTACTTGGCTTGTTTGTTTGGTCACGATGCCATAGCACTTACCCTCTACCCCTTAACTGATGGACTTCTTAAAGAAAGAGAACGAAGGTGGACATTTTTCACTTGTATCCACTCTGGTTTGTATG AATTAGCACTGCTAATGTTGAAGGATTGTCCTAAGCTATCTGTGGCACGGGACAATGGTCAGACAGCCTTGCATGTGTTAGCCCGAAAGCCATTAGATTTCATCTCAGAGACTAGAGGACTATTACACAAATTTCTCACTTATT TCCCTGGAATGAGATTCTTAGTTCGAAAAACTCACCAGCAAAGCAAAGCACTGATTCTGGTAAAAGAACTTTGGAAGCAAATTTTGAAGGACAACAATGACGCAGAGATCAAAGATCTAATAAGATCGCCAACTCGCATACTTCTTGATGCAGCAGAGGTTGGGAACCATGATTTCTTGGTTGCCCTTATTTGTTCCTACCATGATTTACTCTGGGAGAGCGACAAAGAAAGAAGAACCATTTTTCACATTGCTGTTGAGAACCGCCATGCCCACATCTTTAGGTTAATACATGAGATTGGTTCAATGAGAGATATTATATTCTCCTTTAAAGACAGCGAAGGAAACAACATATTTCATCTTGCTGCCAAGTTACCCACAATGGAAAGATTAAATGTTGTGTCTGGTGCAGCTCTACAAATGCAACGTGAACTCATTTGGTTCAAG GAGATAGAAAATATGATGGAGCCATCGCTGAGAGAGAAACAGAATAAGCAAAACGAGACAGCTCGTGTAATCTTTAGCAAGACACACAAAAATCTATTGAAAGAAGGAGAATCATGGATGAAGAAAACAGCCGAGTCTTGCACAATAGTAGCAGCACTAATAGCCACAGTAGTTTTCACCGTAGCTTTCAGTGTTCCCGGTGGCAACAACAGCGATACTGGATTCCCCATTCACATCAAACACACCTCGTACACCTTTTTCTCATTATCAAATGGAGTAGCCATGTTCTCATCTTCAACTTCCATACTAATGTTCTTGTCCATTCTCACATCGCGTTATGCCGAAAGTGATTTTCTTAGGTCCTTGCCGAAGAGGTTGATCATTGGACTTACTTCACTTTTCGTCTCCATGGCAACCATGACAGTCGCTTTCTGTACGGCAGTGTTCATTGCCTACCGTCAGGGATCGATGTGGATACCTATTCTTATCACGGCTCTTCAACTGGTTCCAATCACTTTGTTTTTGTATCTTTTGTATCCTCTTCAACTTGATATATTCTATTCCACGTTCTACTCTCATTCTTTGTTTAAACCATGTAAGCGCAAGCTTCAATGGGCAGGTGATATTTGA
- the LOC133820010 gene encoding uncharacterized protein LOC133820010 produces the protein MNVYALGQFESHVTGADGDVDVKLMIKSCSCGVFHLKGIPCPHAAAVAIERGVNLYSLCSPFYTIKSWMNSYKETIYPTGNEDDWILPNDIKNMLVGVPVEKQQVGHLKKPKLGRLMTNRWPFGKEKDVKIC, from the coding sequence atgaatgtctatgcccttggCCAATTTGAGTCTCATGTAACTGGTGCAGACGGTGATGTTGATGTGAAGTTGATGATaaaatcatgctcatgtggggtattccATCTCAAAGGCATACCTTGTCCCCATGCAGCTGCAGTAGCTATAGAGCGTGGGgtgaacctttactctttgtgttcacCGTTTTACACCATTAAGTCATGGATGAATTCAtacaaagaaaccatttacccaactgggaacgaggatgaTTGGATACTTCCAAATGACATTAAGAATATGTTAGTTGGTGTACCCgtagagaaacaacaagttggtcATCTAAAGAAGCCAAAGCTAGGAAGACTAATGACAAATCGCTGGCCATTTGGCAAGGAAAAAGATGTGAAAATATGTTAG